Proteins encoded by one window of Enterobacter hormaechei subsp. xiangfangensis:
- the envZ gene encoding two-component system sensor histidine kinase EnvZ, whose translation MRRMRFSPRSSFARTLLLIVTLLFVSLVTTYLVVLNFAILPSLQQFNKVLAYEVRMLMTDKLQLEDGTQLVVPPAFRREIYRELGISLYSNEAAEDAGLRWAQHYEFLSQQMAQQLGGPTEVRVEVNKSSPVVWLKTWLSPNIWVRVPLTEIHQGDFSPLFRYTLAIMLLAIGGAWLFIRIQNRPLVDLEHAALQVGKGIIPPPLREYGASEVRSVTRAFNHMAAGVKQLADDRTLLMAGVSHDLRTPLTRIRLATEMMGEQDGYLAESINKDIEECNAIIEQFIDYLRTGQEMPMEMADLNAVLGEVVAAESGYEREIATDLQAGEIQVRMHPLSIKRAVANMVVNAARYGNGWIKVSSGTELNRAWFQVEDDGPGIKPEQRKHLFQPFVRGDSARSTSGTGLGLAIVQRIVDNHNGLLEIGTSERGGLSIRAWLPVPVLRGQVKES comes from the coding sequence ATGAGGCGAATGCGCTTCTCGCCGCGAAGTTCGTTTGCCCGCACGCTGTTATTGATCGTCACCCTGCTGTTTGTCAGTCTGGTGACGACCTACCTGGTGGTGCTGAACTTTGCAATCCTGCCGAGCCTCCAGCAGTTTAATAAGGTGCTGGCATACGAAGTGCGTATGCTGATGACCGACAAACTGCAACTGGAGGACGGCACGCAGTTGGTTGTTCCCCCGGCGTTCCGTCGGGAAATCTACCGTGAGCTGGGCATTTCTCTCTACTCGAACGAAGCGGCGGAAGATGCCGGCCTGCGCTGGGCGCAGCACTATGAATTCCTCAGCCAGCAGATGGCGCAGCAGCTTGGCGGCCCGACGGAAGTGCGCGTTGAGGTCAATAAAAGCTCGCCGGTTGTCTGGCTGAAAACCTGGCTGTCACCCAACATCTGGGTGCGTGTTCCGCTCACCGAGATTCATCAGGGCGACTTCTCACCGCTGTTCCGATACACCCTGGCGATCATGCTGCTGGCCATCGGCGGCGCATGGCTGTTTATTCGTATCCAGAACCGACCGCTGGTCGACCTGGAGCATGCGGCATTACAGGTCGGTAAAGGTATTATCCCACCGCCGCTGCGCGAGTATGGCGCATCGGAAGTGCGCTCGGTAACGCGTGCGTTTAACCACATGGCGGCAGGCGTTAAACAGCTGGCGGACGACCGTACGCTGCTGATGGCGGGGGTCAGCCATGACCTTCGCACGCCCCTGACGCGTATCCGGCTGGCGACGGAGATGATGGGCGAGCAGGATGGTTATCTTGCAGAGTCCATCAACAAGGATATCGAAGAGTGTAACGCCATCATCGAGCAGTTTATCGACTACCTGCGCACCGGGCAGGAGATGCCGATGGAGATGGCGGATCTGAATGCGGTTCTGGGCGAAGTGGTTGCTGCCGAAAGCGGCTACGAACGTGAAATTGCGACCGACCTTCAGGCAGGTGAGATTCAGGTACGTATGCACCCGCTCTCCATTAAACGCGCGGTGGCGAATATGGTGGTCAACGCGGCGCGCTACGGCAACGGCTGGATCAAAGTCAGCAGCGGTACGGAACTCAACCGCGCCTGGTTCCAGGTGGAAGACGATGGCCCGGGCATCAAGCCTGAGCAGCGTAAGCACCTGTTCCAGCCATTTGTGCGCGGCGACAGCGCGCGCAGCACCAGCGGAACCGGCTTAGGCCTGGCGATTGTGCAGCGTATTGTGGATAACCATAACGGACTGCTGGAAATTGGCACCAGCGAGCGGGGTGGTTTGAGCATTCGTGCGTGGTTACCGGTGCCGGTTTTACGGGGTCAGGTGAAAGAGAGTTAA
- the ompR gene encoding two-component system response regulator OmpR, whose product MQENYKILVVDDDMRLRALLERYLTEQGFQVRSVANAEQMDRLLTRESFHLMVLDLMLPGEDGLSICRRLRSQSNPMPIIMVTAKGEEVDRIVGLEIGADDYIPKPFNPRELLARIRAVLRRQANELPGAPSQEEAVIAFGKFKLNLGTREMFREDEPMPLTSGEFAVLKALVSHPREPLSRDKLMNLARGREYSAMERSIDVQISRLRRMVEEDPAHPRYIQTVWGLGYVFVPDGSKA is encoded by the coding sequence ATGCAAGAGAACTACAAAATTCTGGTCGTAGATGACGACATGCGCCTGCGTGCGCTGCTGGAACGTTATCTGACCGAGCAGGGCTTCCAGGTTCGTAGCGTCGCGAACGCGGAACAGATGGATCGTCTGCTGACGCGTGAATCTTTCCACCTGATGGTGTTGGACCTGATGCTGCCTGGCGAAGACGGGCTCTCTATTTGCCGCCGTCTGCGCAGCCAGAGCAACCCGATGCCGATCATCATGGTGACGGCGAAGGGTGAAGAAGTCGACCGTATTGTCGGCCTTGAGATTGGCGCTGATGACTACATTCCAAAGCCGTTTAACCCGCGTGAACTGCTGGCGCGTATTCGCGCCGTGCTGCGTCGTCAGGCGAACGAACTGCCGGGCGCGCCATCTCAGGAAGAGGCCGTCATTGCATTCGGTAAGTTTAAGCTGAACCTCGGCACCCGTGAGATGTTCCGTGAAGATGAGCCAATGCCGCTCACCAGCGGTGAGTTCGCGGTGCTGAAAGCGCTGGTCAGCCACCCGCGTGAGCCGCTCTCCCGTGACAAGCTGATGAACCTGGCGCGTGGTCGTGAATACTCCGCGATGGAGCGTTCTATCGACGTGCAAATCTCTCGTCTGCGTCGTATGGTGGAAGAAGATCCGGCGCATCCTCGTTATATTCAGACCGTTTGGGGTCTGGGCTACGTGTTTGTCCCGGACGGCTCTAAAGCATGA
- the greB gene encoding transcription elongation factor GreB — MKTPLITREGYEKLKKEMDYLWREERPEVTKKVTWAASLGDRSENADYQYNKKRLREIDRRVRYLTKCLENLKIVDYSPQQEGKVFFGAWVEIENDNGDTLRFRIVGYDEIFGRKDYISIDSPMARALLKKEVGDLAVVQTPAGEASWYVNEIVYVK, encoded by the coding sequence ATGAAAACGCCTCTGATCACCCGCGAAGGGTACGAGAAACTCAAAAAAGAGATGGATTACCTGTGGCGCGAAGAGCGTCCGGAAGTGACCAAAAAAGTCACCTGGGCCGCAAGTCTGGGCGACCGCAGCGAGAATGCGGACTATCAGTACAATAAAAAGCGACTGCGCGAAATCGATCGCCGGGTACGCTACCTGACGAAGTGTCTCGAGAATCTCAAAATTGTCGATTACTCCCCGCAGCAGGAAGGTAAAGTGTTCTTCGGCGCGTGGGTCGAAATTGAAAACGACAACGGCGATACCCTGCGTTTTCGTATCGTCGGCTATGATGAAATTTTCGGTCGTAAGGATTACATTTCTATCGATTCACCCATGGCCCGCGCCCTGCTGAAAAAAGAGGTGGGCGATTTAGCCGTTGTCCAGACGCCCGCAGGTGAAGCAAGCTGGTACGTCAACGAAATCGTGTATGTTAAATAG